In Vitis vinifera cultivar Pinot Noir 40024 chromosome 17, ASM3070453v1, one genomic interval encodes:
- the LOC100854642 gene encoding uncharacterized protein LOC100854642 isoform X4, which translates to MIHQNTIHSAGYGKVSDNSRRQGWFKRQKTVETAKVKFLSTEEAIMLNSGTRRMGSSSHCNMDSRFDSLRHRKSTKRTPVGFTIASPEFPLMKLKENHGMQPSGNSKLPRHGNMQTSLIIKQRAPQISKELDGKKAFAAPAKEYVCREESIDVCTHAREVETSNTRAEKATNKASPLLPSMHVSGGKCHSDAEPMDSDKGRVPPIIPPKLDNIPLKCAAIDAVWKGSFKFVDTVTPNESYVGFQAHPPYIVHRKAYEFSKQMPTVLQFERLHRCSLWAELFQDDSPDGDDIALYFFPGRFGRSRRDYVHLLELLETQDLAMRSHIDGVELLLFTSKQMHRDFQRIDTQYYLWGVFRCVKTKETVIKEGMNIPLLVPPSEHPGDDHSNKDNSEVVDMEIDMVGGKNVGRVDEAVGKVKKEQCNNCDSFPGFTEKVENRLASAEPMGRPCTDVEGPPGFEEVLDLKVRGNPCKPTFRKENPCLNGEKATIKNEDTSTEKFPVGDMVSHSLQFQTGLWKQFKVPARQLPAYPMDNNPLRFSEMDKKYRSTGKERKLETTSERRCPEVDERKKGFPTTSSKRP; encoded by the exons ATGATCCATCAAAACACTATACATTCTGCAGGTTATGGCAAGGTTTCTGACAATTCAAGGAGGCAAGGTTGGTTTAAGAGGCAGAAAACTGTTGAAACTGCCAAAGTTAAGTTTCTTTCTACTGAAGAGGCCATCATGCTAAATTCAGGCACCAGAAGAATGGGTTCCTCTTCCCACTGTAATATGGACTCGAGGTTTGATTCATTGAGACACAGAAAATCAACCAAGAGAACTCCAGTTGGGTTTACAATTGCCTCTCCAGAGTTCCCTTTGatgaaattgaaagaaaatcatGGTATGCAGCCTTCTGGAAATTCAAAGCTTCCTCGACATGGTAATATGCAGACCAGTTTAATAATCAAACAACGAGCCCCTCAAATATCAAAAGAATTGGatg GGAAAAAGGCTTTTGCAGCTCCTGCAAAGGAATATGTTTGCAGGGAAGAATCAATAGATGTCTGTACCCATGCTAGAGAAGTTGAAACTTCCAATACAAGGGCAGAGAAGGCAACAAATAAAGCATCTCCATTGTTGCCATCTATGCATGTTTCAG GTGGTAAATGTCATTCTGATGCCGAGCCTATGGATTCTGATAAAGGAAGGGTTCCACCAATTATTCCACCTAAACTGGACAACATTCCTTTGAAATGTGCTGCTATAGATGCTGTTTGGAA GGGAAGCTTCAAATTTGTTGATACTGTTACACCAAATGAATCATATGTAGGATTTCAGGCTCATCCTCCATATATTGTACATAGGAAAGCCTATGAATTTTCTAAGCAGATGCCTACAGTCCTTCAGTTTGAGAGGCTTCATCGGTGTAGTCTTTGGGCAGAGTTATTCCAGGATGATTCTCCTGATGGAGATGATATTGCCTTGTACTTTTTCCCTGGCAGATTTGGGAG gTCCAGACGAGATTATGTACACCTTCTTGAACTCTTGGAAACACAGGATTTGGCAATGAGAAGTCATATAGATGGTGTAGAGTTGCTGTTATTTACATCTAAACAAATGCACAGAGACTTTCAGA GAATAGACACGCAATACTATCTATGGGGAGTATTCCGTTGTGTAAAAACTAAGGAAACTGTTATCAAAGAAGGCATGAACATTCCTCTGTTGGTTCCTCCTTCAGAACATCCTGGTGATGATCATTCTAATAAAGATAACAGTGAAGTTGTGGATATGGAAATTGACATGGTAGGTGGAAAGAATGTGGGAAGAGTTGATGAAGCTGTTGGGAAGGTTAAAAAAGAACAATGCAACAACTGTGACTCGTTTCCTGGGTTCACTGAGAAAGTTGAAAACAGGTTGGCCTCTGCAGAACCTATGGGGAGACCATGTACAGATGTGGAAGGACCTCCAGGTTTTGAGGAAGTTCTTGACCTTAAAGTAAGGGGCAATCCATGCAAACCCACCTTTAGGAAGGAAAACCCGTGTCTCAATGGTGAAAAAGCTACTATAAAAAATGAGGATACAAGTACTGAGAAGTTTCCAGTAGGAGACATGGTATCCCATAGTTTGCAATTCCAGACAGGATTATGGAAACAGTTTAAG GTGCCTGCTCGTCAGCTGCCCGCGTATCCAATGGACAATAATCCTCTCCGTTTTTCAGAAATGGACAAAAAATATCGCTCAacagggaaagaaagaaaactagaaacaACCAGTGAGAGAAGGTGCCCTGAAGTAGATGAGAGGAAGAAAGGATTTCCCACTACTTCCTCTAAAAGACCTTAG
- the LOC100854642 gene encoding uncharacterized protein LOC100854642 isoform X3, with the protein MSNAWFLQGLRASLNQVNNVHWVPEVGKVCDICGVCGFEDLIATCIKCRTSSEHIYCLPITVKEVPSEWTCEECQRGNNIVSPTSREMIHQNTIHSAGYGKVSDNSRRQGTRRMGSSSHCNMDSRFDSLRHRKSTKRTPVGFTIASPEFPLMKLKENHGMQPSGNSKLPRHGNMQTSLIIKQRAPQISKELDGKKAFAAPAKEYVCREESIDVCTHAREVETSNTRAEKATNKASPLLPSMHVSGGKCHSDAEPMDSDKGRVPPIIPPKLDNIPLKCAAIDAVWKGSFKFVDTVTPNESYVGFQAHPPYIVHRKAYEFSKQMPTVLQFERLHRCSLWAELFQDDSPDGDDIALYFFPGRFGRSRRDYVHLLELLETQDLAMRSHIDGVELLLFTSKQMHRDFQRIDTQYYLWGVFRCVKTKETVIKEGMNIPLLVPPSEHPGDDHSNKDNSEVVDMEIDMVGGKNVGRVDEAVGKVKKEQCNNCDSFPGFTEKVENRLASAEPMGRPCTDVEGPPGFEEVLDLKVRGNPCKPTFRKENPCLNGEKATIKNEDTSTEKFPVGDMVSHSLQFQTGLWKQFKVPARQLPAYPMDNNPLRFSEMDKKYRSTGKERKLETTSERRCPEVDERKKGFPTTSSKRP; encoded by the exons ATGTCCAATGCATGGTTCCTCCAAGGCCTGCGAGCCTCACTTAACCAAGTGAATAATGTTCACTGGGTGCCAGAAGTT GGGAAAGTTTGTGACATATGTGGTGTATGTGGATTTGAAGATCTCATAGCTACTTGTATTAAATGCCGCACATCTTCTGAGCACAT TTACTGCTTACCCATCACAGTGAAGGAGGTACCGAGTGAGTGGACTTGTGAAGAGTGCCAACGCGGCAACAACATTGTTTCACCAACATCTAGAGAGATGATCCATCAAAACACTATACATTCTGCAGGTTATGGCAAGGTTTCTGACAATTCAAGGAGGCAAG GCACCAGAAGAATGGGTTCCTCTTCCCACTGTAATATGGACTCGAGGTTTGATTCATTGAGACACAGAAAATCAACCAAGAGAACTCCAGTTGGGTTTACAATTGCCTCTCCAGAGTTCCCTTTGatgaaattgaaagaaaatcatGGTATGCAGCCTTCTGGAAATTCAAAGCTTCCTCGACATGGTAATATGCAGACCAGTTTAATAATCAAACAACGAGCCCCTCAAATATCAAAAGAATTGGatg GGAAAAAGGCTTTTGCAGCTCCTGCAAAGGAATATGTTTGCAGGGAAGAATCAATAGATGTCTGTACCCATGCTAGAGAAGTTGAAACTTCCAATACAAGGGCAGAGAAGGCAACAAATAAAGCATCTCCATTGTTGCCATCTATGCATGTTTCAG GTGGTAAATGTCATTCTGATGCCGAGCCTATGGATTCTGATAAAGGAAGGGTTCCACCAATTATTCCACCTAAACTGGACAACATTCCTTTGAAATGTGCTGCTATAGATGCTGTTTGGAA GGGAAGCTTCAAATTTGTTGATACTGTTACACCAAATGAATCATATGTAGGATTTCAGGCTCATCCTCCATATATTGTACATAGGAAAGCCTATGAATTTTCTAAGCAGATGCCTACAGTCCTTCAGTTTGAGAGGCTTCATCGGTGTAGTCTTTGGGCAGAGTTATTCCAGGATGATTCTCCTGATGGAGATGATATTGCCTTGTACTTTTTCCCTGGCAGATTTGGGAG gTCCAGACGAGATTATGTACACCTTCTTGAACTCTTGGAAACACAGGATTTGGCAATGAGAAGTCATATAGATGGTGTAGAGTTGCTGTTATTTACATCTAAACAAATGCACAGAGACTTTCAGA GAATAGACACGCAATACTATCTATGGGGAGTATTCCGTTGTGTAAAAACTAAGGAAACTGTTATCAAAGAAGGCATGAACATTCCTCTGTTGGTTCCTCCTTCAGAACATCCTGGTGATGATCATTCTAATAAAGATAACAGTGAAGTTGTGGATATGGAAATTGACATGGTAGGTGGAAAGAATGTGGGAAGAGTTGATGAAGCTGTTGGGAAGGTTAAAAAAGAACAATGCAACAACTGTGACTCGTTTCCTGGGTTCACTGAGAAAGTTGAAAACAGGTTGGCCTCTGCAGAACCTATGGGGAGACCATGTACAGATGTGGAAGGACCTCCAGGTTTTGAGGAAGTTCTTGACCTTAAAGTAAGGGGCAATCCATGCAAACCCACCTTTAGGAAGGAAAACCCGTGTCTCAATGGTGAAAAAGCTACTATAAAAAATGAGGATACAAGTACTGAGAAGTTTCCAGTAGGAGACATGGTATCCCATAGTTTGCAATTCCAGACAGGATTATGGAAACAGTTTAAG GTGCCTGCTCGTCAGCTGCCCGCGTATCCAATGGACAATAATCCTCTCCGTTTTTCAGAAATGGACAAAAAATATCGCTCAacagggaaagaaagaaaactagaaacaACCAGTGAGAGAAGGTGCCCTGAAGTAGATGAGAGGAAGAAAGGATTTCCCACTACTTCCTCTAAAAGACCTTAG
- the LOC100250074 gene encoding histone deacetylase 5 isoform X6 — protein sequence MEVNSEKGDRRRRVGLVYDDRMCEHATADGDPHPENPDRIRAIWKKLESAGIPQRCVVFNAKEAEDKHILSVHSNNHVNLIKNISSKQFDSRRNRIASKFNSIYMNEGSSEAAYLAAGSVIEVAERVAKGELSSAFAIVRPPGHHAEQNEPMGFCLYNNVAIATSFLLNERPDIKKILIVDWDVHHGNGTQKMFWKDPRVLFFSVHRHEFGSFYPANDEGFYAMTGEGPGAGYNINVPWENGRCGDADYLAVWDHILIPVAKDFNPDIVIISAGFDAAIGDPLGGCHVTPYGYSVMLKKLMEFSEGKIIMALEGGYNLVSLANSVLACVEVLLEDKPIAGSSEAYPFESTWRVIQAVRQELSAFWPTLADELPKKLTSCKASPLQLLVASSDSEDESDIDLHIRAENLEAVVQDGLSKLKVDEDSHDLVATWRSELSKIDVWYASFGSNMWKSRFLCYIEGGQLEGMEKRCSGSVDRNPPKEIMWKTVPHRLFFGRDHSSTWGPGGVAFLNPEENNQDRAYICLYRIT from the exons ATGGAGGTGAACTCCGAGAAAGGCGATCGTCGGCGACGCGTGGGCCTCGTCTACGATGATCGTATGTGTGAGCATGCCACAGCAGATGGTGATCCTCACCCCGAGAATCCCGATCGGATTAGGGCCATCTGGAAGAAGCTCGAAAGCGCTGGAATTCCTCAGAG aTGTGTGGTTTTCAATGCTAAAGAAGCAGAAGATAAACATATACTATCAGTTCACAGCAATAATCATgtcaatttgattaaaaacattAGCTCCAAACAATTTGATTCAAGAAGAAATAGGATTGCGTCAAAGTTTAATTCCATCTATATGAATGAAGGCTCATCGGAGGCTGCTTATCTTGCTGCTGGCTCTGTGATTGAG GTTGCTGAGAGGGTCGCCAAAGGGGAGTTGAGTTCTGCTTTTGCCATTGTTAGGCCTCCTGGACATCATGCAGAGCAAAATGAGCCAATGGGATTTTGTCTATACAACAATGTGGCTATTGCAACAAGTTTTCTCTTGAATGAAAGA CCGGACATTAAAAAAATCCTGATTGTTGATTGGGATGTTCATCATGGTAATGGCACTCAAAAGATGTTCTGGAAGGATCCTCGAGTTCTATTTTTTTCTGTTCATAG GCATGAGTTTGGGAGTTTTTATCCCGCAAACGATGAAGGTTTTTATGCTATGACTGGAGAAGGACCAGGTGCTGGATACAATATAAATGTTCCTTGGGAGAATGGACGATGTGGTGATGCTGATTATCTCGCCGTTTGGGACCATATATTAATTCCTGTTGCCAAGGATTTTAATCCAGACATTGTTATAATCTCTGCAGGATTTGATGCAG CAATTGGTGATCCCTTGGGGGGGTGTCATGTCACACCATATGGATATTCTGTTATGTTGAAAAAG ctGATGGAGTTTTCTGAAGGAAAGATTATAATGGCATTAGAAGGTGGATACAATCTTGTCTCTTTAGCAAATTCAGTTCTTGCATGTGTTGAGGTTTTGCTAGAAGACAAGCCTATTGCTGGATCTTCAGAGGCCTATCCATTCGAGTCAACATGGCGTGTAATACAAGCA GTTCGCCAAGAATTGAGTGCATTCTGGCCAACTCTTGCAGATGAATTACCAAAGAAGCTAACCAGTTGTAAAGCATCTCCACTTCAG CTTCTGGTCGCAAGCTCTGATTCTGAAGATGAAAGTGACATAGATCTGCATATTAGAGCAGAAAATCTTGAGGCAGTTGTTCAGGATGGCCTTTCAAAACTGAAAGTTGATGAAGATAGTCATG ATCTGGTGGCCACCTGGAGATCAGAGTTGTCAAAAATTGATGTTTGGTATGCCTCTTTTGGATCGAATATGTGGAAATCAAGATTTCTGTGCTACATTGAAGGTGGACAG TTGGAAGGTATGGAAAAGCGATGTTCCGGTTCAGTGGATAGAAACCCACCAAAAGAGATTATGTGGAAGACTGTCCCTCATCGTTTATTCTTTGGTCGTGATCATTCCAGCACATGGGGTCCTGGAGGGGTTGCTTTCCTTAATCCTGAAGAAAACAATCAGGACAGAGCTTACATTTGCCTATATAGAATTAC ATAA
- the LOC100854642 gene encoding uncharacterized protein LOC100854642 isoform X2, which translates to MMLPGDTGNTHSGKVCDICGVCGFEDLIATCIKCRTSSEHIYCLPITVKEVPSEWTCEECQRGNNIVSPTSREMIHQNTIHSAGYGKVSDNSRRQGWFKRQKTVETAKVKFLSTEEAIMLNSGTRRMGSSSHCNMDSRFDSLRHRKSTKRTPVGFTIASPEFPLMKLKENHGMQPSGNSKLPRHGNMQTSLIIKQRAPQISKELDGKKAFAAPAKEYVCREESIDVCTHAREVETSNTRAEKATNKASPLLPSMHVSGGKCHSDAEPMDSDKGRVPPIIPPKLDNIPLKCAAIDAVWKGSFKFVDTVTPNESYVGFQAHPPYIVHRKAYEFSKQMPTVLQFERLHRCSLWAELFQDDSPDGDDIALYFFPGRFGRSRRDYVHLLELLETQDLAMRSHIDGVELLLFTSKQMHRDFQRIDTQYYLWGVFRCVKTKETVIKEGMNIPLLVPPSEHPGDDHSNKDNSEVVDMEIDMVGGKNVGRVDEAVGKVKKEQCNNCDSFPGFTEKVENRLASAEPMGRPCTDVEGPPGFEEVLDLKVRGNPCKPTFRKENPCLNGEKATIKNEDTSTEKFPVGDMVSHSLQFQTGLWKQFKVPARQLPAYPMDNNPLRFSEMDKKYRSTGKERKLETTSERRCPEVDERKKGFPTTSSKRP; encoded by the exons ATGATGCTTCCAGGGGACACCGGCAACACCCACTCG GGGAAAGTTTGTGACATATGTGGTGTATGTGGATTTGAAGATCTCATAGCTACTTGTATTAAATGCCGCACATCTTCTGAGCACAT TTACTGCTTACCCATCACAGTGAAGGAGGTACCGAGTGAGTGGACTTGTGAAGAGTGCCAACGCGGCAACAACATTGTTTCACCAACATCTAGAGAGATGATCCATCAAAACACTATACATTCTGCAGGTTATGGCAAGGTTTCTGACAATTCAAGGAGGCAAGGTTGGTTTAAGAGGCAGAAAACTGTTGAAACTGCCAAAGTTAAGTTTCTTTCTACTGAAGAGGCCATCATGCTAAATTCAGGCACCAGAAGAATGGGTTCCTCTTCCCACTGTAATATGGACTCGAGGTTTGATTCATTGAGACACAGAAAATCAACCAAGAGAACTCCAGTTGGGTTTACAATTGCCTCTCCAGAGTTCCCTTTGatgaaattgaaagaaaatcatGGTATGCAGCCTTCTGGAAATTCAAAGCTTCCTCGACATGGTAATATGCAGACCAGTTTAATAATCAAACAACGAGCCCCTCAAATATCAAAAGAATTGGatg GGAAAAAGGCTTTTGCAGCTCCTGCAAAGGAATATGTTTGCAGGGAAGAATCAATAGATGTCTGTACCCATGCTAGAGAAGTTGAAACTTCCAATACAAGGGCAGAGAAGGCAACAAATAAAGCATCTCCATTGTTGCCATCTATGCATGTTTCAG GTGGTAAATGTCATTCTGATGCCGAGCCTATGGATTCTGATAAAGGAAGGGTTCCACCAATTATTCCACCTAAACTGGACAACATTCCTTTGAAATGTGCTGCTATAGATGCTGTTTGGAA GGGAAGCTTCAAATTTGTTGATACTGTTACACCAAATGAATCATATGTAGGATTTCAGGCTCATCCTCCATATATTGTACATAGGAAAGCCTATGAATTTTCTAAGCAGATGCCTACAGTCCTTCAGTTTGAGAGGCTTCATCGGTGTAGTCTTTGGGCAGAGTTATTCCAGGATGATTCTCCTGATGGAGATGATATTGCCTTGTACTTTTTCCCTGGCAGATTTGGGAG gTCCAGACGAGATTATGTACACCTTCTTGAACTCTTGGAAACACAGGATTTGGCAATGAGAAGTCATATAGATGGTGTAGAGTTGCTGTTATTTACATCTAAACAAATGCACAGAGACTTTCAGA GAATAGACACGCAATACTATCTATGGGGAGTATTCCGTTGTGTAAAAACTAAGGAAACTGTTATCAAAGAAGGCATGAACATTCCTCTGTTGGTTCCTCCTTCAGAACATCCTGGTGATGATCATTCTAATAAAGATAACAGTGAAGTTGTGGATATGGAAATTGACATGGTAGGTGGAAAGAATGTGGGAAGAGTTGATGAAGCTGTTGGGAAGGTTAAAAAAGAACAATGCAACAACTGTGACTCGTTTCCTGGGTTCACTGAGAAAGTTGAAAACAGGTTGGCCTCTGCAGAACCTATGGGGAGACCATGTACAGATGTGGAAGGACCTCCAGGTTTTGAGGAAGTTCTTGACCTTAAAGTAAGGGGCAATCCATGCAAACCCACCTTTAGGAAGGAAAACCCGTGTCTCAATGGTGAAAAAGCTACTATAAAAAATGAGGATACAAGTACTGAGAAGTTTCCAGTAGGAGACATGGTATCCCATAGTTTGCAATTCCAGACAGGATTATGGAAACAGTTTAAG GTGCCTGCTCGTCAGCTGCCCGCGTATCCAATGGACAATAATCCTCTCCGTTTTTCAGAAATGGACAAAAAATATCGCTCAacagggaaagaaagaaaactagaaacaACCAGTGAGAGAAGGTGCCCTGAAGTAGATGAGAGGAAGAAAGGATTTCCCACTACTTCCTCTAAAAGACCTTAG
- the LOC100250074 gene encoding histone deacetylase 5 isoform X5 yields the protein MEVNSEKGDRRRRVGLVYDDRMCEHATADGDPHPENPDRIRAIWKKLESAGIPQRCVVFNAKEAEDKHILSVHSNNHVNLIKNISSKQFDSRRNRIASKFNSIYMNEGSSEAAYLAAGSVIEVAERVAKGELSSAFAIVRPPGHHAEQNEPMGFCLYNNVAIATSFLLNERPDIKKILIVDWDVHHGNGTQKMFWKDPRVLFFSVHRHEFGSFYPANDEGFYAMTGEGPGAGYNINVPWENGRCGDADYLAVWDHILIPVAKDFNPDIVIISAGFDAAIGDPLGGCHVTPYGYSVMLKKLMEFSEGKIIMALEGGYNLVSLANSVLACVEVLLEDKPIAGSSEAYPFESTWRVIQAVRQELSAFWPTLADELPKKLTSCKASPLQQLLVASSDSEDESDIDLHIRAENLEAVVQDGLSKLKVDEDSHVDTDLVATWRSELSKIDVWYASFGSNMWKSRFLCYIEGGQLEGMEKRCSGSVDRNPPKEIMWKTVPHRLFFGRDHSSTWGPGGVAFLNPEENNQDRAYICLYRIT from the exons ATGGAGGTGAACTCCGAGAAAGGCGATCGTCGGCGACGCGTGGGCCTCGTCTACGATGATCGTATGTGTGAGCATGCCACAGCAGATGGTGATCCTCACCCCGAGAATCCCGATCGGATTAGGGCCATCTGGAAGAAGCTCGAAAGCGCTGGAATTCCTCAGAG aTGTGTGGTTTTCAATGCTAAAGAAGCAGAAGATAAACATATACTATCAGTTCACAGCAATAATCATgtcaatttgattaaaaacattAGCTCCAAACAATTTGATTCAAGAAGAAATAGGATTGCGTCAAAGTTTAATTCCATCTATATGAATGAAGGCTCATCGGAGGCTGCTTATCTTGCTGCTGGCTCTGTGATTGAG GTTGCTGAGAGGGTCGCCAAAGGGGAGTTGAGTTCTGCTTTTGCCATTGTTAGGCCTCCTGGACATCATGCAGAGCAAAATGAGCCAATGGGATTTTGTCTATACAACAATGTGGCTATTGCAACAAGTTTTCTCTTGAATGAAAGA CCGGACATTAAAAAAATCCTGATTGTTGATTGGGATGTTCATCATGGTAATGGCACTCAAAAGATGTTCTGGAAGGATCCTCGAGTTCTATTTTTTTCTGTTCATAG GCATGAGTTTGGGAGTTTTTATCCCGCAAACGATGAAGGTTTTTATGCTATGACTGGAGAAGGACCAGGTGCTGGATACAATATAAATGTTCCTTGGGAGAATGGACGATGTGGTGATGCTGATTATCTCGCCGTTTGGGACCATATATTAATTCCTGTTGCCAAGGATTTTAATCCAGACATTGTTATAATCTCTGCAGGATTTGATGCAG CAATTGGTGATCCCTTGGGGGGGTGTCATGTCACACCATATGGATATTCTGTTATGTTGAAAAAG ctGATGGAGTTTTCTGAAGGAAAGATTATAATGGCATTAGAAGGTGGATACAATCTTGTCTCTTTAGCAAATTCAGTTCTTGCATGTGTTGAGGTTTTGCTAGAAGACAAGCCTATTGCTGGATCTTCAGAGGCCTATCCATTCGAGTCAACATGGCGTGTAATACAAGCA GTTCGCCAAGAATTGAGTGCATTCTGGCCAACTCTTGCAGATGAATTACCAAAGAAGCTAACCAGTTGTAAAGCATCTCCACTTCAG CAGCTTCTGGTCGCAAGCTCTGATTCTGAAGATGAAAGTGACATAGATCTGCATATTAGAGCAGAAAATCTTGAGGCAGTTGTTCAGGATGGCCTTTCAAAACTGAAAGTTGATGAAGATAGTCATG TGGACACAGATCTGGTGGCCACCTGGAGATCAGAGTTGTCAAAAATTGATGTTTGGTATGCCTCTTTTGGATCGAATATGTGGAAATCAAGATTTCTGTGCTACATTGAAGGTGGACAG TTGGAAGGTATGGAAAAGCGATGTTCCGGTTCAGTGGATAGAAACCCACCAAAAGAGATTATGTGGAAGACTGTCCCTCATCGTTTATTCTTTGGTCGTGATCATTCCAGCACATGGGGTCCTGGAGGGGTTGCTTTCCTTAATCCTGAAGAAAACAATCAGGACAGAGCTTACATTTGCCTATATAGAATTAC ATAA
- the LOC100854642 gene encoding uncharacterized protein LOC100854642 isoform X1, whose protein sequence is MSNAWFLQGLRASLNQVNNVHWVPEVGKVCDICGVCGFEDLIATCIKCRTSSEHIYCLPITVKEVPSEWTCEECQRGNNIVSPTSREMIHQNTIHSAGYGKVSDNSRRQGWFKRQKTVETAKVKFLSTEEAIMLNSGTRRMGSSSHCNMDSRFDSLRHRKSTKRTPVGFTIASPEFPLMKLKENHGMQPSGNSKLPRHGNMQTSLIIKQRAPQISKELDGKKAFAAPAKEYVCREESIDVCTHAREVETSNTRAEKATNKASPLLPSMHVSGGKCHSDAEPMDSDKGRVPPIIPPKLDNIPLKCAAIDAVWKGSFKFVDTVTPNESYVGFQAHPPYIVHRKAYEFSKQMPTVLQFERLHRCSLWAELFQDDSPDGDDIALYFFPGRFGRSRRDYVHLLELLETQDLAMRSHIDGVELLLFTSKQMHRDFQRIDTQYYLWGVFRCVKTKETVIKEGMNIPLLVPPSEHPGDDHSNKDNSEVVDMEIDMVGGKNVGRVDEAVGKVKKEQCNNCDSFPGFTEKVENRLASAEPMGRPCTDVEGPPGFEEVLDLKVRGNPCKPTFRKENPCLNGEKATIKNEDTSTEKFPVGDMVSHSLQFQTGLWKQFKVPARQLPAYPMDNNPLRFSEMDKKYRSTGKERKLETTSERRCPEVDERKKGFPTTSSKRP, encoded by the exons ATGTCCAATGCATGGTTCCTCCAAGGCCTGCGAGCCTCACTTAACCAAGTGAATAATGTTCACTGGGTGCCAGAAGTT GGGAAAGTTTGTGACATATGTGGTGTATGTGGATTTGAAGATCTCATAGCTACTTGTATTAAATGCCGCACATCTTCTGAGCACAT TTACTGCTTACCCATCACAGTGAAGGAGGTACCGAGTGAGTGGACTTGTGAAGAGTGCCAACGCGGCAACAACATTGTTTCACCAACATCTAGAGAGATGATCCATCAAAACACTATACATTCTGCAGGTTATGGCAAGGTTTCTGACAATTCAAGGAGGCAAGGTTGGTTTAAGAGGCAGAAAACTGTTGAAACTGCCAAAGTTAAGTTTCTTTCTACTGAAGAGGCCATCATGCTAAATTCAGGCACCAGAAGAATGGGTTCCTCTTCCCACTGTAATATGGACTCGAGGTTTGATTCATTGAGACACAGAAAATCAACCAAGAGAACTCCAGTTGGGTTTACAATTGCCTCTCCAGAGTTCCCTTTGatgaaattgaaagaaaatcatGGTATGCAGCCTTCTGGAAATTCAAAGCTTCCTCGACATGGTAATATGCAGACCAGTTTAATAATCAAACAACGAGCCCCTCAAATATCAAAAGAATTGGatg GGAAAAAGGCTTTTGCAGCTCCTGCAAAGGAATATGTTTGCAGGGAAGAATCAATAGATGTCTGTACCCATGCTAGAGAAGTTGAAACTTCCAATACAAGGGCAGAGAAGGCAACAAATAAAGCATCTCCATTGTTGCCATCTATGCATGTTTCAG GTGGTAAATGTCATTCTGATGCCGAGCCTATGGATTCTGATAAAGGAAGGGTTCCACCAATTATTCCACCTAAACTGGACAACATTCCTTTGAAATGTGCTGCTATAGATGCTGTTTGGAA GGGAAGCTTCAAATTTGTTGATACTGTTACACCAAATGAATCATATGTAGGATTTCAGGCTCATCCTCCATATATTGTACATAGGAAAGCCTATGAATTTTCTAAGCAGATGCCTACAGTCCTTCAGTTTGAGAGGCTTCATCGGTGTAGTCTTTGGGCAGAGTTATTCCAGGATGATTCTCCTGATGGAGATGATATTGCCTTGTACTTTTTCCCTGGCAGATTTGGGAG gTCCAGACGAGATTATGTACACCTTCTTGAACTCTTGGAAACACAGGATTTGGCAATGAGAAGTCATATAGATGGTGTAGAGTTGCTGTTATTTACATCTAAACAAATGCACAGAGACTTTCAGA GAATAGACACGCAATACTATCTATGGGGAGTATTCCGTTGTGTAAAAACTAAGGAAACTGTTATCAAAGAAGGCATGAACATTCCTCTGTTGGTTCCTCCTTCAGAACATCCTGGTGATGATCATTCTAATAAAGATAACAGTGAAGTTGTGGATATGGAAATTGACATGGTAGGTGGAAAGAATGTGGGAAGAGTTGATGAAGCTGTTGGGAAGGTTAAAAAAGAACAATGCAACAACTGTGACTCGTTTCCTGGGTTCACTGAGAAAGTTGAAAACAGGTTGGCCTCTGCAGAACCTATGGGGAGACCATGTACAGATGTGGAAGGACCTCCAGGTTTTGAGGAAGTTCTTGACCTTAAAGTAAGGGGCAATCCATGCAAACCCACCTTTAGGAAGGAAAACCCGTGTCTCAATGGTGAAAAAGCTACTATAAAAAATGAGGATACAAGTACTGAGAAGTTTCCAGTAGGAGACATGGTATCCCATAGTTTGCAATTCCAGACAGGATTATGGAAACAGTTTAAG GTGCCTGCTCGTCAGCTGCCCGCGTATCCAATGGACAATAATCCTCTCCGTTTTTCAGAAATGGACAAAAAATATCGCTCAacagggaaagaaagaaaactagaaacaACCAGTGAGAGAAGGTGCCCTGAAGTAGATGAGAGGAAGAAAGGATTTCCCACTACTTCCTCTAAAAGACCTTAG